Proteins encoded by one window of Lathyrus oleraceus cultivar Zhongwan6 chromosome 1, CAAS_Psat_ZW6_1.0, whole genome shotgun sequence:
- the LOC127131510 gene encoding kunitz-type trypsin inhibitor-like 2 protein yields the protein MKAPKHITMNSLFSLTLSFLLFTFITNIPSNNAAPSQVIDTNGKPLIHGNQYFIFPATHNPSTGGLTLNEISDSECPLTVLQNNAILGIPVKFTIPESTTGNILTGTDLDIEFTEKPNCAASSKWLLFVDNTTQLNCVGIGGPGNYHGVETIGGKFLIAKHGSGGVYRIGFCLDSTGDCGYLGRKEFGSEEGGARLVLTVTDAYSVVFVDAASVISVAGGEIINML from the coding sequence ATGAAAGCACCAAAACACATAACCATGAATTCCCTTTTCTCTCTCACACTTTCCTTCCTCCTCTTCACTTTCATCACCAATATTCCCTCAAACAACGCTGCTCCATCTCAAGTTATAGACACTAACGGCAAACCCCTTATCCATGGCAACCAATACTTCATTTTCCCAGCAACTCATAACCCTAGCACCGGAGGACTAACCCTAAACGAAATCTCCGATTCCGAATGTCCCCTAACCGTCCTACAAAACAACGCTATACTAGGCATACCAGTCAAATTCACCATCCCAGAAAGCACCACTGGTAACATCCTAACTGGTACTGATCTTGATATCGAGTTCACCGAGAAACCTAACTGTGCTGCATCATCTAAATGGTTGCTGTTCGTTGATAACACCACTCAACTGAACTGTGTTGGTATTGGCGGTCCTGGAAACTATCACGGTGTTGAAACTATCGGCGGAAAGTTTTTGATAGCGAAACATGGTTCTGGAGGTGTTTATAGGATTGGGTTTTGCTTGGATAGTACTGGTGATTGTGGTTATCTTGGACGGAAAGAGTTTGGTTCCGAAGAAGGTGGAGCACGTTTGGTTTTGACTGTAACTGATGCTTATTCTGTTGTGTTTGTTGATGCTGCTTCTGTAATATCTGTTGCAGGTGGTGAAATTATTAACATGCTTTAG